The Methylomonas montana DNA window CTGCTGCCTATCCTTACTGGCTGTACCGGCGTCATTCAGGCAATGCCAAGAGATTCAGGAAAAGTCTACAGCGGCGAAGTCTTCGGTAACGGCTTTAGCTCAGGCTCCATCACTCTCCCGATTAACGGCGAAACTTACTCCGGGCCGATTGTTAGCACGGATGCTGGTTTCGGTCTTATCCAACGCCACGGAAACAGTGCCTCGGCTTCCGAATTCGGCGGCACCCGAACCGTCAAAGGCATTCTCTCATCGCCTAGTGGCAAAGGCTTACGATGCGAATTTACCTCGAATGGCCTAGGTGGAAGCGGTATCTGTATAGATGACAAACAACAAATTTATGATGCGATTGTTCATCTTTAGCCTGGTCATGTTATTGGCCGGCTGCGCCAGTGTTTCCGACATCGATCTCAGCAAAGTGGAAACCCAGTGCGGCCAAACCTGCGCCAAGACCTATTCGGGATGCGTAGGAAAATTCACCTTCTTCCCGATAATGATGCAGCACGAATGCACCGACGCCCTAAAGCTCTGTGCTCAGGCCTGTCCTCCTAGATAACACGACAATGAAGTTGCTGAATATCGTCCTGGCAATCATGGTTCTTTCTGGCTGCGCCAAATCATCTACCATTCAACCCGCAGCCTCCAGCGAATCCGGATTCGCTCATGTCCTATGGAGCGGTGAAACTAGCCAGGTTTCCAAGCCTACTCCTGGAGAAGAAGCCTTCCGAGTTTTTCATCAAGGCGCTACCGGCTTTGTGACGGTGTCCGCCCTCCGAGAATCCGCCGAAAAGCGGGCAACCGAATTCTGTGCCCGCAAACAAAAAAACCTCAATGTCCTTCAGGAAACCGCATCCACCACGCCATTGGGATTAGGTGAATTCCCGCGCATCGAACTGGTGTTCGAATGCCTGACCATTAAATAATTATGCCGCCAGATCAAACCAATCAATCACTAACCCCAGAAGAAATTGAGATGCTCGTGCTAAGACTCGCGAAAATCTGCATCGATACCACAATCCGTACCAACCCTGCTGCAGCAGACGTTCTTTGCGATCTTTTGCTAAAAGAGAAGGAATCGCTTCAACAGAGTCAATTTCCACAACTCGCAACGCGGTTTTCGGCGCTGGCCGGTCTCTGGGGAGGCTTAACAAGTATTCAGATACTTCGCGAGATAGACGATAGCGCACCCCCTCACTAGCAATATCAATAATTTTCGGTATCTCTCCCAGCTGTTCGTATATATACAAATCCTCTTTACTTAATTGATTTATCATGGCTCGTTCTCCTCACTAAACCCGCCCCGTGCGGGTTTTTTTATGCTCATCGCAGCCGCATTCTAGCGGTTTTTTGCTGCCTGTCGAAAAAATAATACGATACCGTATTGACAAATAAAATACGCTAACGTATCTTTACGCCAAGCCACACGCCCGGAACCAGAAAAACCTGTCCGCCGCTGTATCGGCCCGCGATCCGGACGCGTTCCGGAGTTTTTTAGGAGTAGCAATGAGCTTAATCAAACCTTCAATCGGGCGTGTCGTCTGGTACTGGCCCACTCAATCAGAAAAAACCGGTGCCGGCGTCGACCTGCCTTCGGTATCTGCCAGCAATGATCAACCACTAGCGGCGACCGTGGCTTGTGTCCATAGCGACAAAATGGTCAACCTGTCTGTCGTCGACGCGAATGGTCGCCAGTATTCGAGAACATCGGTGTCACTTCTTCAAGAAGGCGATGTGCGTCCGGAAAACGGTGGTTTTGCCGAGTGGATGCCGTACCAAATCAGCCAGGCCGCCAAAGAAGCAGAAAAAGTCACTGAATCGGCTGGTGAAAACGACGAAGAACTGGGCTCGGAAGAATAACGCGTCCCAAAACCGTTAGGCGGCTGGGTTGCGCTCACTTGGCAACTCAGCCCCAAAAAGACAATACGCGATCCGGACGCTTTCCGGAGTTTTTTAGGAACCTGCCATGAAAATACACGACGTCGAAATTAGGGCCATCGTTCCCGTGGTTGATCGCGGCTTAGTGCCCCAAAAAGGCGACATGATCAAAGTTGCAGATTGCAAAAATCACCGCGATTGGCTGGAGCTGGAAAACGGCGAAATCATTCCGCTGAATTGGAAATACTGTTTTGTCAAAAAAGTATGCAAAGACGGCTCATTTCTAGCATGCGGGCGTTGGTTTAGAGCGTTAACGGCTCAGGCATACGTCAATGCAAACCATTTTGGCACCGCTGTCATCTACCTTTAGGAACCCGCCATGCTAATCGCCGAAAAAACCCTGAAAGACACCGTGACGTTCATCGTTGCCCAGTTTCATCGGGATACGAAAAGCGCTCAGGACCTGGACGCCTGTTATCAAAACGCCAGATCGGAACTCGCCGGCATATCCAAGCTGCTCATCGGCCGCCGGGAACATGCCTACACAGAGCTGGCGCTAATCGACCTTAAAAAAATTTACGACAAATGCCGCAAGGCTGAGGCGGCTTAATCAAATGCCAACGACAGAAAAAATTACCTGGTACCCAGTAAGCGACCGGCTGCCGGATGACGAAATGACGGTGCTGTTATGGCATCCGGAAATGGATGAACCCGTTTGGCTTGGTTATCACTTAGATGGCGGTTGGTTCGCTGCTGATAGCTTTCCATTGCCAGATGGCACCGTGCTGTACTGGGCCGAGATGCTTGCTGGTCCTGAGAAAACTAGCACGTGTAATTGCAGGGCAGATATTGAGGAAATGCTGCTTGCGCGATTCATCGAACAATCCCCTGAGGCAACCGAACATAAAGCTTCATTGACTGGGTATGGCTTCCTGTTTTCAGGCACTGGTTTAGAAATGAAAGGCTGCATGCCTTTCGAAACAACAGCGAAATTCCCTTTAAAAAAAGGTGGGGTTAAAGCGAAAACCCAGAAGCAAAGCATGATGTTCAACTACTGCCCATTCTGCGGCGAAAAGTATCCAGATCAAAAGAAAACAGGATGAAGCCGCTTTGTACAAAACGCCTTGTCAGCAGGGTGTTTTTTACAAAGTGCAGTTGCTTTGTGTGTGCGTTCCTTCCTACTGACCCGGCTTCGATAGCGGGTCTTTTTTGAAGGGTCATCACGTAAACCCTGCCGGTTAGGGACAAAAAGCCGGTAGGGTTTACGTGATGGCTTGGCCGGTGTCCTCCCGCACCGGAAAAAGGCTGGAGCAGTCGTGCGGTTTCTTTTCATACCTAATTGGTTCCGCATTGGCCCTGCTGTGGAAAACGGGGCGCCAAGCCATCAAACACTTTAACAAGGAGGCGCCATGTCTACCAAAACGAACCCGATCAAAGTCGATCTACCCGACGACGAAGCCCTAGCGCTGGCGCAGTTGTGCAAACGCATCAGCTATAGCGATTGCCGGACCAACGCTGTCGATAACGCCGAGGCCTACATCATGCTGGATGCCATCGCCAAGCTTCAAAAAAGCCTGGCCGAAGCCGGCTACTCACCAAGATAGGAGAAATCATGAGCATCACAGTAAACCTACTAAAGCCAAATGCCAAGATCGATAACGCCATGACCAAAAATAGATTGGCCTGGAGTATCGACGCCATGATGAAGGCAAAAGCCCGGCAGCTAGGAGTTGCCCCCAGCCAATACCTGATCGATACGGTGACCGTCAAGGCCTGCAACCGACTGGACGAAGGCATCAATGCCCTGGCGATATTCTTCGAAACGCGCGACGAAGTGGAAGCCATGCTGCTTCGTCAGGAAAAAGCCGACTCCATTATCGATCAGCTGATCGGCCTCATCCGTCAAACCGCCGAACAAAACCCCATGGCTAAACATCAGGCTATTTAACCGGAGAAAAACAATGTGGTTTAAAAATTTAGCGGTTTACCGATTGCAAGAAACGGTCTTTATTCGATCGGTATTAAACGAAGCGCTCTTACAAAGACCATTTACACCCTGCCAGGCACAGGACGAATTCAGTTTCGGCTTTGTGCCGCCAGTCAACGAATCATCCGATGTATTAGTGCGTGAAGTCGCTCTGCAC harbors:
- a CDS encoding DUF7706 family protein; translated protein: MSTKTNPIKVDLPDDEALALAQLCKRISYSDCRTNAVDNAEAYIMLDAIAKLQKSLAEAGYSPR